The genomic stretch ATATCTAGCCAAACAACTTTCTAATCACGCAGTTCTTGAAAATTTAGTACTTTTTAGTTTGATATGATAGTTTCTCTTTCCAGATATAGAATTGTTATCTTTTCAGATATAAACACATAGTTTAATATAAAGAGTTGTGGTTTTCATTAATTGTTTAGAATGTGAATGATATAATTATATATGCAGATGCTTGCTTTACATTGAGCATAGTTTGTTAACTAGAACAATTAGAACATGTATATTCTTTGAACCTAATGAGATATTGGCTATAACCTTACTACATAAAGGTGCTACTAAAACATCAATCTTCCTCGTATTGTATACGTCATTTGTGTTCTTATCTAAGTGAACATTGTCTTCCTCTTAGTATAAATATAATCTTCCTCTTAGTAAATCATGTCATAACGAAAGCAACATCACGTGACGAAACGAAAGTAGTGAAAGCAAACTCGAATCGTTATTATGCTGAAATACCAAAAAAAACCATACAAATATGAATTAAATGTGAAGATAACATTATTGAAATATCACACgtaaacaaaagaaaaatcaGCCAAGCTGCTAAAGTAAAACACGCACATCACAATCGAAATAAAATGGAGTTGATGCAATGCTGATAAATAAACCAAGCCGAACACACAGATATACTCAGAGCTTACATGTAATAACTTGTCCTCTAATTTTAAAAATTCAACCTGAACTCAAAATGCAAATTAATATGTGATTTTAAACAAAAATTATGGAATAATTCTTCCTATAGTTGTATATATGATTTGTGTTTCTATCAAACAAATGTTGTCTTCCTATTTTTGTATATATCATTTGTGTTCTTATCAAATAAAATATTGTCTCCTTCATGTTGTGCATATCATCTTTATTTATAGTGGTGCTTGAAATGCTTAGAAAGTAAATCCGTAGCAAACTCAGCATGTTGAATCACAACAAAACTATTGCCATTTCCACCCCCAACAAATCACATCATCAGTCACAGAATCATCCGCCATCTCATAAATCTTTTTCAAAAACTCTACTGCCAATGACTGCGACTTCACTTAAGCTTTTGTTTCATCATGTGAGTGATGATTGATATGAATAATGCTATCCTTGCTATATTTTGCACTGCAAGTATATTTGAGTGTATTCTCACCCCTCTTTTGTTGGTTTGTGGTGTTCTGTACACTATGGTACAAATAATCCGGTGGAGCAATAACTACTGTGATTTGAAATATAGCATGAggtttttctttgttttatttatcattttcttttagTTTTCGATTGCTCTGATCTATAACACTAGGAAATGGTCATTTTGTAACCTTTCGAGTTGATGTTTTGAATTACTTAATCTTAAGCAAGTactttattttgattaaataatttCAAGTATGTTTTTAGGTTGAGTTTCGCTGCAAGTTTCTAATTTAGAATAATATTGTTAATCTTATTAAATTAAAGAGTATGGATTTTAGGGTGTTACAAGTTTGTCGTTTAAACACCTTCGGAAACCAACATACGGGCTACTGATCATCACATTGAATTTACCCTATTTTTAGAGTTTTTCTTTTTGTTGTATTTTTACCTTCACTTaaactattttaaaattaaaacttctacttttttaatttttctgttttatttttgaattttttataaattttataaataattattatattatttatttttcatatattttagtctaaaaataaaggaaaatcaatataaaaaaaaagaaatatcaaaatccttttattattacATTTATTACActagtattattattatttactaaattataaaaattaatttcATTTAATCATTTTGATGTTACATTTTACATAAGTCATGAATACATCCCTACTCATTTGCTTGGCACCtaagaaacaaataaaataaactcaTTAGCTTTTCACTTTTTTTCACTTTTAATTCAAGATAAATCCAAAAAAAGGATAAAAAAAATAGTCAAAAGGGCTAATTataatattattaattaatttttttttatgctttatttcatttttgacaattttgtttaaattaaaaatcataaaattcaaatattttgattcattgaataaaatcaataaaatatATTGGGTTAGAATCCAATTACaataatttcttttaattttattgTCGATTCAGCTTTTAATgttataattaaatattttaacGTAAACTTGATATAAATAGAAGAAACATTTTAGCACATTGAATTTTCCCTATTTTTAGAGTTTTTCTTTTTGTTATGTTTTTACCTTCacttaaattattttaaaattaaaacttctactttttttaatttttgtagtaatttttgaatttttaaaaattttataaataattattaCATTATTCATTTTTCATATATTTTAGTCTAAAAATAAAGGTATATCAAtataaaaataaagaaaaatcaaaatcctttaattattacctttattacactactattattattatttaataaattataaaaattaatttcATTTAATCATTTTGATGTTACATTTTACATAAGCCATGAATTCATCCAAATTCATTTGCACACCTTAGAAACAAGTAAAATAAATTCATTTGCTTTTCACTTTTTATTCAAAATATAtcaaaaaaatgattaaaaaaaatacattgtgattattataaaaaaattaaaaagtcaaaagggctaattttaatttttattaattaaattttagttttatgctttatttcattttgacaattttgttttaattaaaaaCCATAAAAGCCAAATATTTGTTTCATTGCATAAAAAAATAAGGCTAGAATCCATTTACAttacttatttattttattttattgttgaTTCATCTTTTAGTGttataattaaattttttaacATAAACTTGATATAAATAGCAGAAACATTTTGACACATTGAATTTTCCCTAGTTTTAGAGTTTTTCTTTTTGTTATCTTTTACCTTTCacttaaattattttaaaattaaagcttctacttttttaatttttatatttaattttagaattttatataattttttaaaataattattatattatttatttttcatgtattttagtctaaaaataaaggaaaatcaatataaaaaaataaagaaaatcaaaatcattttatTATTACCTTTACTACactactattattattatttactaaaattataaaaattaatttcATTTAACCATTTTGTTGTTACATTTTAGATAAGTCATGAATCCATCGAAATTTATTTGCTTGGCACCtaagaaacaaataaaataaattcatttgcttttcactttttattcaaaatatatccaaaaaaaggaaaaaaaaataCATTGTGTCTATTATAAAAAGTTAAAAAGTCAAAAGGgctaattttaatttttattaattatttttttctgctttattttattttttgaaaattttgttttaattaaaaaccataaaagtcaaatattttgattcattgcataaaataaaattatatatattaggttagaatccatttacagaattatttattttattttattgttgaTTCAGCTTTTATGTTATAATTAATTGTTTTAACCTAATAATTTGATATAAATAGAAGAAATATTTTCACACATTGAATTTTCCCTATTTCTAGAGTTTTTCTTTTTGTTATGTTTTTAGCTTCacttaaattattttaaaattaaaacttctacttttttatttttatatttaatttttgaattttttatttattttttaaataattattatattattcatttttcatgtattttagtctaaaaataaaggaaaattaatataaaaaagaaaagaaaaagaaaagtcCTTTTATTATTACCTTTATTACACTACTATTATTGTTATTTACTAAGATTATAATAATTAATTTCATTTAATCATTTTGCTGTTATATTTTACATAAGCCATGAATCCtaagaaacaaatgaaatacATCTGAATTTAAACAACAACAGTGGAATCATTCTTGCCATAGTTGTATAtacaatttgtgtttctatcaaACAAACGTTGTCTTTTTATTTTTGTATATATCATTTGTGTATATCATCTTTATTTATAGTTGTGTAGCAAACTCAACATGTTCTAAAAAAGTAATTAAAAAGCATACGACTGGTACTTAAATCAAACTCAGTAGTAGCGCCGTAGAATTGAAATCAAACTCATATATGAGAAAGTTAACAGATGATGCTAcgtgaatatatatatatatatatatatatatatatatatatatatatatatatatatatatatatatatatatgagaaaGTTAAGCAGTAACCAAATTATTGGAGACAATCAATCCTTACATTTAATAACTTgttctttaattttaaaaattcaaCATGATCTCAAAATGCGAACTTAGAGTACATGTGAATTGTCTTTATATTTAACCTTAAgacaataaaataaaatgaaacagTGAAATACTTTTTCCTATAGTTGTATATATAATTTGTGTTTCTATCAAATAAATGTTGTCTTCGTATTGTTGTATGTATCATTTGTGTTCTTATCAAACAAAGTATTGTCTTCTTCGTATTGTACATATCATCTATGTTCCTATCACACAAATGTTGTCTTCCTCTTGATCTATATCGAACAAATGTTGTCTTCCTCTAGCTGTGTATATCATCTCTGTTCCTATCACATGTGAATTCATTTGCAATGTGATGGAAGACATGAATGATCAAGACTTGCAGATGCATCCATTACATTTTGAATATCAACTGCACATAAATCATAAATACATGTTGTGTATAAATtcataaagaaaaatgaagttaAAAACTATAAAACGTGAGAATAATATATTAGAATTTTCAATCAAATATCTCTCCTTGAGAGGCATCTGTCACCAATATATGTAGCTTTGGCTCAAAGTAAGATCCTTTGAATGCAAATTccaaaagaaaaataaataaatggatgCATATATCAAAAGGGCAAGAATGGAAGTGAAGATTGTAGAAATATATTGTCACATAATGGATGCCTTATATGGTTTCAAATTGACAAAAACCTTTGAAGGTTGAAATAAAATACTGTTTGATTTCAGAAAAATATACTTTGTATTCACTTATACTCATCAAAATCCAAGTTTTTAAAGTTTACGGTATTTGCTTACCCATAACCAGGTCTACGATACACTGGAGATGGCCTCATGGACTCCAATACGTAGGTGTTTCTCCCACGATATTTCTTCATTCCGGGAATGTTTGTCCGCTTAGCACACACCTGAAGTACAACCAGATTTTAAGTATGTAAAACTAACAGAGAGAGACTAAATCCATTTATGCAGATTGTCTGATACAGACCTTGGTTTTCCAACCGTGAAGATCATACTCGTTCAGTAACAGTGCCTTAGGAACTACAATTTTGGATAAAAATAAATTCAACATGCATTAGAAATGTGATAGTAAGACATCACTATTGTCAAGGTATCAAATACATGCACATGAATGTGGTTTTGTGCACGCAGGAAGAGGAACATGGAAAGATTAAATTGAAAGAAAGCAATAAAATGTAgaacaagtatgatacaattagACAGTTAACCAACCAGGTATGGTACTTATCTCTTCCTATTACTAATTTGTGGCTACAATCACTTTTCGTTTTAATGATTTTTTAGTATTTATAGTCTCAGATTGGATAAAATATGGTATGAGAATATATTTATATATGGTGGACAATCCTCACCTAATAAGTTGATTTTATAAGATTGAGTCAGACTCAACCCCAAATTCAGTGATGGTATTAAATCAGGTTTCCCAACCAAAATTCTAATACGACATCCTTAATGTTATCACAATTCCTAACAAAATCACATGGTAGCCATTCATGTTAACACAACCAAAGAAACAACTAACAAACACTTCACCACAACAACTCATATAACATAAATTTTAAAATCTTAAGAATATCCAGAACCAATGCTGAAAATAAAACTATGACTCACCATATTTAATCAAGGAAATCACGGTCGTTGAAAAGAAAAATATAACTCTGACAAGAGACCAATCAGATTGCACCGTAAATTTTTTGGCCGAATGAATAAACTTCATCTTCAACTGTTAGGATGAAGCTGCATAATTTAAAACAAGATTAAGTAGATATTAGAATATTACCTATGAATGAAATTAAGAAAAATTTAGTAGAAGTCGGATCAGATCTAAATAAATAGTGCAAATAAATATGAGTATTTAAATCAAAACATGGTAGCCATTGAATATGGTTGAGTTGTTATATTTGAGAAAGGATAAGCAGTAGTTGTAGAATTTAAAGCTAGGGTTGTCTACCTACGATTTGGTAATGGGTTTATTCATTTAACTCAATTATTCTTTATCTTTGGCCCAATAACAAAAATATAAATACATATCAgtattttaaaatagttttatattgaagataaaaaatatttaaaaattggatttgttttattatattatattgGATTTTAAAATTGTTAAGCCTTGAAACAGTGAAAAACATATGCTTCGGTTAAATCGACAATGGGATAAGGTAATTTTGTTTGCTTTTTTCTTAATTtcaacaaaaataaataataagatATGCGACCTAAAAAAATAAAGATCATAGTGATTGTTAAGTAATTTACCAATTGTTGAAAGGAAGTTTTGGGTAGGTGGAGAAAATGTAAAGTATTTGGAAGAGGATAGGAAAGTTTGGAAAAGGGAATGCTACTTGTATTATTGAgtgtttttattttttccttGAAACAAATTCAAGTAAATCCCATCTATTTATACTAGTGGCACTCATTAATCAACGATTACTATTTTTTCACTCAAACTTAATCTAATGGCTATAAATCATTCTCTAGAATTTTCTCTAATATTTTACAAAAATCCTAATTTATCCTTATCTTCTAGAGAATCCCATGGATCTCTCTAGAATAGACTTCTAGAAGTTGGACCTATTATACACAAATTTGAGTTTAAAATTCCTAAGGCCCAAACTAACAAACCCAAAATCTATTTAAATATTCAACACCCCCCAAAACAAACTTGATTTTGACACTCCAAGTAAATATCTTAACTTGACAAAGTCTTTAAGATTAAGAGGCCGCCACGTACCCCTCCTTACATGTAGAAAGATGTAAGTATAGATTTGCAATTTAAGAGTGGGCTGAATTATATTCTctttatttttctcatttttaaaaGATGGTTCTTATGTTCATATTTTTCCATAAAATAATTCGATGAACATATGAAGTAAAATGAAGAAGTTTAAATATAGAAAAATAAATAACACAATAATGTATACTAGTTCCCCTTTCCAATCAATGGTTAGTCTAATCCTCTCACACCCTTTGAGAAATTTTCCAATATGTTAGATCTTTGTACAAACCTTAAGCTAAGACCTATCCTACAATCTTCTAATACAACAAAGAAACACATCATTTCCTTGATTTCACAAGAATCAAACATATGGTGGACTTTAAATTAAGTTAATTCAAAGGATCTTTTCATAAATCATCAACCACTACAATGATTCTCACATAAACCGAAAATCACACCACTCTCTATTTACAACACTTAGAAAGCACACCACTTTCTATTACAAATCAAGTTATAACACACTTGGTGATTAAATACAACCCTTGAACAAATATGAATAAGAAGTTGTTCTTAAATCAATTACAATACAGAAAAATTGATCTTCTCTTCAATGCACAATTCAAATATAATAACCTTAAAATACTCAGAAAAGTTTTGCAATGATATGACAATTGATGCATAGGTATCAGGTATGTACTTTGCACAGACACCTCACCATTTTAGAAGTTATATTACTTGATTCTTCATAGGACCACAACATCCACAATATGTGTGCCAAATGCTCATTTTAGTTGAAAATAATCAACATTCCTTAAAACCTGCAATTATTATATCAATCTATTAAAATCATCATTTTCTACTGAGCTTACACATAAGAGACTTTGAATATAAACATTCATCAGAAAGAATATTGGCCAAGAATAATGGGAAAGCAATAAATCCAAAATTACATGTTCATGTATAGGATCAAGATATGACTTTGTAAGCTGAGATACAGGATAATGAGTGAAATCCCATTA from Lathyrus oleraceus cultivar Zhongwan6 chromosome 7, CAAS_Psat_ZW6_1.0, whole genome shotgun sequence encodes the following:
- the LOC127106446 gene encoding uncharacterized protein LOC127106446 isoform X3, coding for MKFIHSAKKFTVQSDWSLVRVIFFFSTTVISLIKYVPKALLLNEYDLHGWKTKVCAKRTNIPGMKKYRGRNTYVLESMRPSPV
- the LOC127106446 gene encoding polyadenylate-binding protein 2 isoform X1 is translated as MKFIHSAKKFTVQSDWSLVRVIFFFSTTVISLIKYVPKALLLNEYDLHGWKTKVCAKRTNIPGMKKYRGRNTYVLESMRPSPVYRRPGYG